The Streptomyces taklimakanensis nucleotide sequence CCGGGCCGTGACCCGGTAGCGGCCGTCTCCCAGATCCTCGACGGGCGGCAGCTCGCGGTCGTACTCGTCGGTGATCTCGCCGACGATCTCCTCCAGGATGTCCTCGATGGTGACGATCCCGGCCGTGCCGCCGTACTCGTCGACGGCGACCGCGACGTGGTTGCGGTCCCTCTGCATCTCGCGCAGCAGGTCGCCGGCGTTCTTGGTGTCGGGGACGAAGACCGCGGGCCGCATGACCGTGGAGACCGGGTCGCTCTCGGCGTCCCGGTTGACGTGCACCCGGCGCGCGAGGTCCTTGAGGTAGACGATGCCGACGACGTCGTCCTCGTTCTCACCGGTCACCGGAATGCGGGAGAAGCCCGAGCGCAGGGCGAGGGTGAGCGCCTGCCGGACGCTCTTGAAGCGTTCGATGGAGACCAGCTCGGTGCGCGGCACCATCACCTCGCGCACCAGCGTGTCGCCCAGCTCGAAGACCGAGTGCACCATCCGGCGCTCCTCGTCCTCGATCAGCGACTCCCGGCCGGCCAGGTCCACCATGGCCCTCAACTCGGCCTCGGTGGCGAACGGCCCCTTGCGGAAGCCCCGGCCGGGAGTGAGCGCGTTGCCCAGGAGGATCAGCAGTTGCGGCAGCGGGCCGAGGACGCGGGCCAGCGGCAGCAACACGTACGCGGCGGTCGTGGCGGTGTTCAGCGGATGCTGGCGGCCGATGGTGCGCGGTGAGACGCCGACCGCGACGTAGGAGACCAGCACCATCACGGCGATGGCGGCCGACAGCGCCTGCCAGGTCTCGTCGAAGGTGTGGAGGAAACCGTAGGTGACCAGGACCCCGGACGCCATCTCGGCGGCGACGCGCAGCAGCAGCGCCAGATTGAGGTAGCGGGTGGGGTCGGCGGAGACCGCGGCCAGCCGGGCGCCACCGCGCCGCCCGGAGCGGACGGCCTCCTCGGCCCGGTAACTGGTGATGCCGGCCAGCCCCGCCTCGGCGCAGGCGGCGAGCCAGGCGACGCCCACCAGCAGGATCGCCGCGGCGACCAGGGGGGCGCTCATGTCGTCGTCGGGGCCGGTGAGGGCCCCGTCAGACCGTGCTCGGCGCGCCAGCCGTCGACGATGGCCGCCTGGAGGCCGAACATCTCGGCCCGTTCGGCGGGCGTCTCGTGGTCGTAGCCCAGGAGGTGGAGCACTCCGTGGACGGTGAGCAGTTGGAGTTCCTCGTCCATGGAGTGCTTCGTCGGGGCCTGCTCGCCCTGTCGCTCGGCGACGTCCGGGCACAGGACGATGTCGCCGAGGAGCCCTTGCGGGGGCTCCTCGTCGTCCTTGGTGGGCGACCGCAGCTCGTCCATCGGGAAGGACATGACGTCGGTCGGGCCGGGCAGATCCATCCACTGCTTGTGGAGCTGCTCCATCGCGTCGGCGTCGACGGCGATCACCGACAGTTCCGAGAGCGGGTGGATGCGCATACGGGCCAGGGCGTAGCGGGCGATGTCGAGGATCGCGCGCTCGTCGATCTCCCGGCCGGACTCGTTGTTGACGTCGATCGACATGTGGGTGTCGGTTGCTTTCCGTTACGTCCGGTCACTGCCGTTGGTCGTGCCGTTGCGGTCGTCGTAGCGGTCGTAGGCGTCGACGATACGGCCGACCAGCTTGTGCCGGACGACGTCGGTGCTGGTGAGCCGCGAGAAGTGGACGTCCTCGACGCCTTCGAGGATCTCCTGCACCTGACGCAGACCACTCCTGGTGCCGCCGGGGAGGTCGACCTGCGTGACGTCACCGGTGATCACTATCTTGGAGTCGAACCCGAGCCGGGTGAGGAACATCTTCATCTGCTCGGGATTCGTGTTCTGCGCCTCGTCCAGGATGATGAAGGCGTCGTTGAGCGTCCGGCCGCGCATGTACGCCAACGGTGCGACCTCGATCGTCCCGGCGGCCATCAGACGCGGGATCGAGTCGGGGTCGAGCATGTCGTGCAGCGCGTCGTACAGCGGCCGCAGGTAGGGGTCGATCTTCTCGTAGAGCGTGCCGGGCAGGAAGCCCAGTCGCTCCCCCGCCTCCACCGCGGGCCGGGTCAGGATGATGCGGGTGACCTGCTTGGACTGCAGGGCCTGCACCGCCTTGGCCATGGCCAGGTACGTCTTGCCGGTGCCCGCGGGGCCGATGCCGAACACGACGGTGTGCTTGTCGATCGCGTCCACGTAGCGCTTCTGGTTGAGCGTCTTGGGGCGGATCGTGCGACCGCGGTTGGACAGGATGTTCTGCGTGAGCACCTCGGCGGGCGTCTCGGCGTTCCCGTCGTCCCCCGTGGCCTCTCTGAGCATGGCGATCGAGCGCTCCACCGCGTCCTCCGTCAGGGGCTGGCCGGTACGCAACACCAGCATCATCTCGTCGAACAGTCGCTGAACGAGTTCGACCTCCGCGGCGTCGCCCGTCGCGCTGATCTCGTTGCCGCGAACGTGGATGTCGGTGGCCGGGAAGGCGTCCTCGACCACGCGGAGGAGGGAGTCGCCGGAACCGAGCACCGTGACCATCGGGTGCTTGGCCGGGACGGTGAAGCGGGCACTCGCTTGGGTGGACCGTGCCTGGTCTGTCTGTGTCTGAGTCATGGGCCGGCTCTGTGGCCTGCGCTTCCCTCTCTGTCGCTGCTGTGCGCCTGGACTTCCAGGGTACGCCGTGGCGGTGGCGGGCCAGTAGGGATTTGTCGGTACCGGTGCCGGTGCCGGTGCCGGTGCCGCGCCGGGCGGTGGCGGACGGCACGGGCCCCACCGTCGGCTTCCGCCCCGCGGGGAGCCGGTGGGGCCCGTCTCACGACCGGCGGAAGCCGATGGTGGGCACCGCCCGGCGCAACGGCCAGGGACGGGCGCAGCCGGGCAGCAGGGCTTCGAGGAAGGCGTAGCGGCGCAGGGCGGCCGGGTCCTGGTCGTCGAAGGCGCGCACGTGCTGCCACCAGGCGGCGATCTCCGCCCAGCCGGGCGCCGAGAGCGAACCGCCGAACTCCTGTACCGACAGGGCGGCGGTCAGGCCCGCGAAGGCGAGCCGGTCGGCCAGCGGCCACCCCGCCAGGGTGCCGGTGACGAAACCGGCCACGAACACGTCTCCGGCGCCGGTGGGATCCAGCGCCTCCACCTCGATGGCGGGCACCTCGGCGGTCTCGCCGGTGGCGCCGTCCACCGCGTAGGCGCCCTCGGAGCCCAGGGTGACCACGGCCAGCGGCACCCGGTCGGCCAGGCGGCGGGCGGCGGCGCGGGGGCAGTCGGTGCGGGTGTAGCGCATCGCCTCGCCGGCGTTGGGCAGGAACGCCTCGCAGTGCTCCAGGCCGGCGAGGTCGGCCGGGTCCCAACGGCCGGTGTCGTCCCAGCCGACGTCGGCGAAGACCCGGCTGCCGGCGCGGGCCGCCCGCTCCAGCCACTCCCGGTCGGCGCCCGCCTGGAGGGAGGCGACGCAGGCGCGGGCGGGGGGCGGGGTGTCGGGGGCGGTCTCCTTCGGCGACGGGGCCTCGTGCCCGTGGGAGACCATCGTCCGCTCGCCCTCGTAGGCCATCGAGACGGTGACGGGCGAGTGCCAGCCGGGGACGGTGCGCGACAGGGAGAGGTCGATGCCCTCCCCCCGTTCCAGCGCCTCCCAGCAGTACTCGCCGTACATGTCGTCCCCGAAGGCGGCGGCCAGACAGGTGCGCAGGCCGAGCCGGGCCAGGGCGGTGGCCATGTTGGCGACGCCGCCGGGGCTGGATCCCATGCCCCGGGCCCAGGACTCCGTGCCGCGCACGGGCGCGGAGTCCAGGCCGGTGAAGACGATGTCCAGGAAGACGCTCCCGGTCAGGTAGACGTCGTGGGGCGGGTCGTGGGGGGTGCGGAGCGCGGCGAGCGGGTCGAGCATGCGGCCAGTGTGCCCCAACGGAGCCGACACCTTCGGCGGTCGGGGGAGGTCGGCTCCGTGTTCCGCCGCGCCGCGCGGCGGTGGGGCGGCGGCGCTCCCGTCACCAGCGGGGTACGGCCGGTGCGGTCCAGCCGGGG carries:
- a CDS encoding hemolysin family protein; translated protein: MSAPLVAAAILLVGVAWLAACAEAGLAGITSYRAEEAVRSGRRGGARLAAVSADPTRYLNLALLLRVAAEMASGVLVTYGFLHTFDETWQALSAAIAVMVLVSYVAVGVSPRTIGRQHPLNTATTAAYVLLPLARVLGPLPQLLILLGNALTPGRGFRKGPFATEAELRAMVDLAGRESLIEDEERRMVHSVFELGDTLVREVMVPRTELVSIERFKSVRQALTLALRSGFSRIPVTGENEDDVVGIVYLKDLARRVHVNRDAESDPVSTVMRPAVFVPDTKNAGDLLREMQRDRNHVAVAVDEYGGTAGIVTIEDILEEIVGEITDEYDRELPPVEDLGDGRYRVTARLDLGDLGELYGLDLEDEDVETVGGLLAKLLGRVPIAGATVVVDPTEGRGDHHRDHHRDHHRTADPAHSEPVGLRLTAESPAGRRNRIVTVLVEPVRAPVPAPQEERVVGSGG
- the ybeY gene encoding rRNA maturation RNase YbeY is translated as MSIDVNNESGREIDERAILDIARYALARMRIHPLSELSVIAVDADAMEQLHKQWMDLPGPTDVMSFPMDELRSPTKDDEEPPQGLLGDIVLCPDVAERQGEQAPTKHSMDEELQLLTVHGVLHLLGYDHETPAERAEMFGLQAAIVDGWRAEHGLTGPSPAPTTT
- a CDS encoding PhoH family protein, translated to MTQTQTDQARSTQASARFTVPAKHPMVTVLGSGDSLLRVVEDAFPATDIHVRGNEISATGDAAEVELVQRLFDEMMLVLRTGQPLTEDAVERSIAMLREATGDDGNAETPAEVLTQNILSNRGRTIRPKTLNQKRYVDAIDKHTVVFGIGPAGTGKTYLAMAKAVQALQSKQVTRIILTRPAVEAGERLGFLPGTLYEKIDPYLRPLYDALHDMLDPDSIPRLMAAGTIEVAPLAYMRGRTLNDAFIILDEAQNTNPEQMKMFLTRLGFDSKIVITGDVTQVDLPGGTRSGLRQVQEILEGVEDVHFSRLTSTDVVRHKLVGRIVDAYDRYDDRNGTTNGSDRT
- a CDS encoding carbohydrate kinase family protein, with amino-acid sequence MLDPLAALRTPHDPPHDVYLTGSVFLDIVFTGLDSAPVRGTESWARGMGSSPGGVANMATALARLGLRTCLAAAFGDDMYGEYCWEALERGEGIDLSLSRTVPGWHSPVTVSMAYEGERTMVSHGHEAPSPKETAPDTPPPARACVASLQAGADREWLERAARAGSRVFADVGWDDTGRWDPADLAGLEHCEAFLPNAGEAMRYTRTDCPRAAARRLADRVPLAVVTLGSEGAYAVDGATGETAEVPAIEVEALDPTGAGDVFVAGFVTGTLAGWPLADRLAFAGLTAALSVQEFGGSLSAPGWAEIAAWWQHVRAFDDQDPAALRRYAFLEALLPGCARPWPLRRAVPTIGFRRS